One region of Mangifera indica cultivar Alphonso unplaced genomic scaffold, CATAS_Mindica_2.1 Un_0050, whole genome shotgun sequence genomic DNA includes:
- the LOC123206820 gene encoding G-type lectin S-receptor-like serine/threonine-protein kinase RLK1 — protein MATPTYIFVSLLLLMMMLEFEANSIHIPYITLGSSLSPLNEPTSWLSPSGSFAFGFYKQGDGFSVGIWLTTKPNITLVWTANRDDPPVSSNSTLTLTMGGQLILRPSDQQTKDIVIGKSSEPAALASISDSGNFVLYNDRSQKIWSSFDYPTDTLLGGQNLYTNNELTSSVSETNSSTGRFRVILQEDGELVAYPTNTIGDETEAYWTSGSFYGYGYAVHSLYLNLTGELVLVDNKSKPIQTLYADSSLYNGSIIYWATLAPDGIFRLYSHNGEYNTSLKWREPEEDCLVKTFCGWNSYCSLYDDEPRCRCLPGTDFLDPGDMKSGCERYYVEEICAEMNLTTTELYNLTSMEMITWDDYPYLQEEMNSKEDCEKSCLEDCNCDAALYTYYEGTCKKQKLPLRTARRDQGGDSSAIAYFKLSKRNITSYASGNILREPAVVTSKKAIVEILVMTFSFVTCSCILLGMSGFFVFKYRVAKYKWLLETGNFGLTDELTMRSFSYNELKKATNGFKEEVGRGSFGAVYKGAFYKGEKLVAVKRLEKMMNESSEREFHAEMQVIGRIHHKNLVRLLGYCAVESKRLLVYEYMSNGSLADLLFHSETSPDWNERVRIALDVAKGILYLHDECEAPIIHCDIKPQNILLDDFWTAKISDFGLAKLLMPDQTRTFTLMRGTRGYMAPEWSKNTPISVKADIYSYGVVLLEIIACRRNMDTKASNPDEMVLINWVYKCFINRELKKLVRDEVDKKIFENLVKVGLWCVQDEPALRPSMKSVVMMLEGITDISIPPCPTSSLG, from the coding sequence ATGGCCACTCCaacatatatttttgtttcactATTACTGTTGATGATGATGCTTGAATTTGAAGCAAATTCTATTCACATTCCATACATAACACTAGGCTCTTCACTCTCCCCTCTCAATGAACCCACTTCATGGCTCTCGCCTTCTGGCTCTTTCGCATTTGGGTTCTACAAACAAGGCGATGGCTTCTCAGTGGGAATTTGGTTAACCACTAAACCAAATATCACACTAGTTTGGACCGCAAATCGAGACGATCCCCCTGTTTCATCAAATTCTACGCTGACTTTAACCATGGGTGGTCAGCTCATTCTGAGACCTAGTGATCAGCAAACCAAGGATATTGTCATTGGTAAATCCTCAGAGCCTGCCGCCTTGGCTTCGATTTCTGATTCGGGCAATTTCGTGCTCTACAATGATCGCTCTCAAAAGATCTGGTCAAGCTTCGACTACCCCACAGATACATTACTGGGAGGCCAGAATTTATATACCAACAATGAATTGACTTCCAGTGTATCTGAAACAAATAGCTCAACTGGAAGATTTCGTGTGATCTTGCAAGAAGATGGGGAGCTTGTCGCATATCCCACAAACACAATAGGTGATGAGACAGAGGCATACTGGACCAGTGGCTCCTTTTACGGTTACGGTTATGCAGTTCACAGCTTATATCTAAATCTTACTGGCGAACTTGTCTTGGTCGATAACAAATCTAAACCTATACAGACTTTGTATGCTGATTCTTCTCTATACAACGGCTCAATAATTTACTGGGCAACTCTAGCCCCTGATGGGATTTTTCGTTTGTATTCTCATAATGGTGAGTACAACACATCACTGAAATGGAGAGAACCGGAAGAGGACTGTCTGGTTAAGACTTTTTGTGGCTGGAACAGCTATTGTTCACTTTATGATGATGAACCCAGATGCCGTTGCCTTCCTGGTACTGATTTTCTTGACCCTGGTGACATGAAAAGCGGGTGCGAGAGATATTATGTTGAAGAAATCTGCGCAGAAATGAATTTAACTACTACAGAATTATACAACCTGACTTCAATGGAGATGATCACATGGGATGATTATCCATATCTCCAAGAAGAAATGAACTCTAAAGAAGATTGCGAGAAATCCTGTTTAGAGGACTGCAATTGTGATGCGGCGTTGTATACGTACTACGAAGGGACTTGCAAGAAACAAAAGCTTCCATTGAGAACTGCTAGGAGAGACCAAGGTGGAGATTCCTCGGCCATAGCTTACTTCAAATTGAGCAAGAGAAATATCACAAGCTATGCAAGTGGTAATATTTTACGAGAGCCAGCGGTAGTGACAAGCAAGAAGGCAATTGTGGAAATTCTGGTAATGACTTTCAGCTTCGTTACTTGTTCATGTATTCTCCTTGGAATGTCtggattttttgttttcaaataccGAGTTGCGAAATACAAATGGCTGTTGGAAACTGGAAACTTCGGCTTGACAGATGAGCTTACTATGCGATCGTTTTCTTACAATGAGCTTAAGAAGGCAACAAACGGATTTAAAGAAGAGGTGGGCAGGGGGTCATTTGGGGCAGTATATAAAGGAGCCTTTTACAAAGGCGAAAAGCTTGTTGCAGTGAAGAGGCTGGAGAAAATGATGAATGAGAGTAGTGAAAGAGAATTCCACGCAGAAATGCAGGTAATAGGGAGAATTCATCACAAGAATTTGGTTCGGTTGCTTGGTTACTGCGCTGTGGAGTCGAAGAGGCTTTTGGTGTACGAATACATGAGTAATGGCTCCCTTGCTGATCTCCTCTTTCACTCTGAAACATCCCCTGATTGGAACGAGAGAGTGAGAATCGCATTGGATGTTGCTAAAGGAATTCTCTATCTTCACGATGAATGTGAAGCACCCATCATTCATTGTGATATAAAGCCTCAGAACATCCTACTAGATGATTTCTGGACAGCGAAAATCTCAGATTTCGGGCTAGCAAAATTATTAATGCCAGACCAAACGAGGACTTTCACCTTGATGAGAGGAACAAGAGGTTACATGGCACCGGAATGGTCGAAGAATACTCCAATATCAGTCAAAGCAGACATTTACAGTTATGGAGTTGTTCTCCTTGAAATTATTGCTTGCAGAAGAAACATGGACACTAAAGCATCAAACCCAGATGAAATGGTTCTTATTAACTGGGTTTACAAGTGCTTCATTAACCGAGAGTTGAAAAAACTTGTTCGCGATGAagtagataagaaaattttcgaGAACCTGGTAAAGGTGGGGCTCTGGTGTGTTCAAGATGAACCAGCTCTGCGTCCTTCAATGAAGAGTGTAGTGATGATGTTAGAAGGGATTACTGACATTTCTATCCCTCCCTGTCCAACTTCTTCCTTAGGGTGA
- the LOC123206814 gene encoding G-type lectin S-receptor-like serine/threonine-protein kinase LECRK3 translates to MQRFQFLSIHSIFLFFLFASSCVTAQQRQSNISLGSSLRPTTNSSWLSSSKLYAFGFYPRGNGYAFGIFLAGIPEKTVVWTVYRDDPPIPSNATLLLNTEGRLVLQSAQSQVTDIANQITGSASSASMLDSGNFVLYNSSGEIIWQSFDYPTDTILPTQRLLTGYELFSSVSETNPSTGKFRLKIHRDGNLIQYPTHTEDAPAYAYWSTGTGGRGDHVTLNLDVNGHLYLLNASGFNIWSITEGYPTGGILYLMRVDWDGILRLYSHNLRPNGTWSALWESSKNKCDPKGQCGINSFCFTNDKKTDCSCLPGFASVNQGNWTSGCERDFILESCSNGHGPVKVKIEQLEDTLWEDGSYLDLSETTKEDCQQACLEDCNCEAALFKSNDRKCRMQKLPLRFGKRDIGNGSKNFAFIKVGIASSDVNNEPRKEKKCLRTGLIITLSCVFGASILVFAACLIFIHGYQVWSNRIIAGNGNFRFCEDIAPVSFTFAEIEKLTDGFKEEIGKGSSSIVYKGIMMHCNKFVAVKKLEKVLAEGEREFLTEIKVIGRTHHKNLVRLLGYSFDGPNKVLVYEYMSNGSLADLLFTPEKQLNWIERMDIARDIARGILYLHSECRTQIIHCDIKPHNVLMDENRCAKIADFGLAKLLKPDQTNTFTGIRGTRGYVAPEWYRNLAVTVKTDVYSFGVVLLEIICCRRCMDQNFPDNQIVLQDWVCQCFDAGDLRQLVRNEEVDLKQLKRMIKVALWCILDEPSVRPSMKKVLLMLEGSVEIPIPPSSTSFVTSI, encoded by the coding sequence aTGCAgagatttcaatttctttcaatCCATTCtatcttcttgttcttcttattTGCATCTTCTTGTGTTACGGCTCAACAAAGACAGTCTAATATAAGCCTGGGATCTTCTCTAAGACCAACCACAAACTCCTCATGGCTGTCAAGTTCTAAACTCTATGCCTTCGGATTTTACCCACGAGGCAATGGCTATGCTTTTGGAATTTTCCTTGCCGGAATTCCTGAGAAAACTGTAGTGTGGACAGTGTACCGCGATGATCCACCAATCCCCAGCAACGCTACCTTGCTGTTGAATACTGAAGGCAGGCTTGTCTTGCAATCAGCACAAAGCCAAGTTACTGATATTGCTAATCAGATTACTGGGTCTGCCTCTTCTGCTTCCATGCTCGACTCTGGAAACTTTGTGCTTTACAACTCTAGTGGGGAAATAATCTGGCAAAGTTTTGATTACCCAACTGACACTATTTTGCCAACTCAACGTCTTTTGACAGGATATGAGTTGTTTTCAAGTGTTTCAGAAACAAATCCTTCCACAGGGAAATTCCGGCTTAAGATACACAGAGATGGGAACCTTATTCAGTACCCAACGCATACTGAAGACGCACCTGCATATGCCTATTGGTCGACTGGTACAGGGGGCCGAGGTGATCATGTGACGCTAAACCTTGATGTTAATGGCCATCTTTACCTGCTTAACGCCAGTGGCTTCAATATATGGAGTATTACAGAAGGGTATCCAACAGGGGGAATACTTTATTTGATGAGAGTTGATTGGGATGGGATATTAAGATTATATTCACACAATTTGAGACCAAATGGTACATGGTCTGCTCTGTGGGAATCTTCAAAAAACAAGTGTGATCCTAAGGGTCAGTGTGGCATTAACAGCTTTTGTTttacaaatgataaaaaaaccGACTGTAGCTGTCTTCCAGGATTTGCCTCTGTAAACCAAGGCAATTGGACATCCGGGTGTGAAAGAGATTTCATTCTAGAAAGTTGCAGCAATGGGCATGGACCTGTCAAAGTCAAGATTGAACAATTGGAGGATACTCTCTGGGAAGATGGCTCATACTTAGATCTGTCAGAAACAACCAAAGAAGACTGTCAACAAGCATGTTTGGAGGACTGCAATTGCGAAGCTGCACTCTTCAAGAGCAATGATCGCAAGTGCAGAATGCAAAAGCTTCCTTTGAGATTTGGGAAAAGAGATATAGGTAATGGATCAAAAAATTTTGCTTTCATCAAGGTGGGAATTGCATCCTCTGATGTAAACAATGAGCCTagaaaggagaagaaatgcCTCAGAACCGGTTTGATAATTACATTAAGTTGTGTATTTGGTGCTTCTATACTTGTTTTTGCAGCTTGCTTGATTTTCATTCACGGATACCAAGTCTGGTCAAACAGAATAATTGCTGGAAACGGTAATTTCAGGTTTTGTGAGGACATCGCACCGGTATCTTTTACTTTTGCAGAAATCGAGAAACTAACTGATGGTTTCAAGGAAGAGATTGGCAAAGGATCTTCAAGTATAGTTTATAAGGGGATTATGATGCATTGCAATAAGTTTGTAGCTGTCAAAAAATTAGAGAAGGTGTTAGCAGAAGGGGAAAGGGAATTTCTGACTGAGATAAAGGTAATTGGGAGAACCCATCACAAGAATTTAGTTCGTTTGCTTGGTTATTCCTTTGATGGACCTAACAAGGTGTTAGTGTACGAGTACATGAGCAATGGTTCTCTCGCTGATCTACTTTTCACACCAGAAAAACAGCTTAATTGGATAGAAAGAATGGACATTGCTCGGGATATAGCACGAGGAATTCTTTATTTGCACAGTGAGTGTCGAACGCAAATCATCCATTGTGACATAAAACCTCACAACGTACTCATGGACGAGAATAGGTGCGCAAAAATTGCTGACTTTGGATTGGCGAAGCTATTGAAACCGGATCAAACTAACACTTTTACCGGCATAAGAGGAACAAGAGGATATGTTGCACCAGAATGGTATCGAAATCTAGCCGTGACAGTAAAAAcagatgtttatagttttggagtgGTGTTGTTAGAGATCATATGTTGTCGAAGATGCATGGACCAAAACTTTCCAGACAATCAAATTGTTCTCCAAGATTGGGTTTGCCAGTGTTTTGATGCTGGTGATTTGAGGCAACTGGTAAGAAATGAAGAGGTTGATCTAAAACAATTGAAGAGGATGATCAAAGTTGCACTTTGGTGTATTCTTGATGAGCCATCAGTACGTCCTTCAATGAAGAAAGTTTTACTAATGCTTGAAGGAAGTGTTGAGATTCCAATTCCTCCAAGCTCTACCTCTTTTGTTACTTCTATCTGA